From the genome of Amylibacter sp. IMCC11727:
GGCTGTTTGGTCCATGGACAATTCGCCATCGTTGATTTCAGCTAGAAGAAGAACAGCCATTAGATAACCCCCGCTTCGTCTTTGAGTTTCGCGACCAATTCGGCCACATCCGCCACTTTGATACCAGCCGCGCGTGCAGCAGGTTCCGCAGTGCCCACAACTGTCAAGCGTGGGGATACATCGACGCCATAGTCAGCAGCTGTTTTTTCATCCAGCGGCTTTTTCTTGGCTTTCATGATGTTTGGCAGGGACGCGTAGCGCGGCTCGTTCAAACGCAGATCAACGGTGATGATGGCTGGCATCTTCACTTTGATGGTTTGCAAACCGCCGTCCACTTCGCGTGTGACTGTGGCTGTGTCGCCGTCCACGTCCAGTTCAGAAGCGAATGTGCCTTGGGCCCAACCTGTCAGCGCTGCCAGCATTTGGCCTGTTGCGTTCATGTCGTTGTCGATGGCTTGTTTGCCAGCGATCACCAGACCAGGCTGCTCTTCGTCGATCACACCCTTGAGGATTTTCGCAACGGCCAGTGGCTCGATGTCG
Proteins encoded in this window:
- a CDS encoding electron transfer flavoprotein subunit beta/FixA family protein, with protein sequence MKVLVPVKRVIDYNVKVRVKADGSGVDLANVKMSMNPFDEIAVEEAIRLKEAGKAEEIVAVSIGVKQSQETLRTALAMGADRAILVVAADDVHNDIEPLAVAKILKGVIDEEQPGLVIAGKQAIDNDMNATGQMLAALTGWAQGTFASELDVDGDTATVTREVDGGLQTIKVKMPAIITVDLRLNEPRYASLPNIMKAKKKPLDEKTAADYGVDVSPRLTVVGTAEPAARAAGIKVADVAELVAKLKDEAGVI